A portion of the Micromonospora tarapacensis genome contains these proteins:
- the gatB gene encoding Asp-tRNA(Asn)/Glu-tRNA(Gln) amidotransferase subunit GatB, whose product MTTTLPAYDEVVARYEPVIGLETHVELGTNTKMFCGCPTDFGGEPNTRVCPVCLGLPGSLPVANKAAIEATIRIGLALNCSIAQWCRFARKNYFYPDMPKNFQISQYDEPLCVDGYLDVEVDGEMVRIGIERVHLEEDTGKTLHVGGATGRIHGATESLVDYNRAGIPLVEIVTRPIPGTAALAPEVARAYVTELRDVLRSLGVSDVRMEEGSLRCDVNTSLNLPGEEWGTRTETKNVNSLRSVERAVRSEMLRQASVLDAGGRITQETRHFHEDTGDTTPGRSKETATDYRYFPEPDLVPLAPDPAWVAELKAALPELPRLHRRRLQQAWGLSDLDMQSVLNAGAVELIEATVAAGATPAAARKWWLGELSRRANETGVELADIGATPAQVAELQELVDAGKLNDKMARTVLEGVVAGEGSPTEIMSNRGLEVVSDTGALTVAVDEAIAANPAIADKIRSGKVAAAGALVGAVMKTTRGQADAKTVRDLILTRLTS is encoded by the coding sequence ATGACCACGACGCTGCCCGCGTACGACGAGGTCGTCGCGCGCTACGAGCCGGTGATCGGCCTGGAGACCCACGTCGAGCTGGGCACGAACACGAAGATGTTCTGCGGCTGCCCGACCGACTTCGGCGGCGAGCCGAACACCCGGGTCTGCCCGGTCTGCCTGGGCCTGCCCGGCTCGCTGCCGGTGGCCAACAAGGCGGCCATCGAGGCGACCATCCGGATCGGCCTCGCGCTGAACTGCTCCATCGCGCAGTGGTGCCGGTTCGCCCGGAAGAACTACTTCTATCCGGACATGCCGAAGAACTTCCAGATCAGCCAGTACGACGAGCCGCTCTGCGTCGACGGCTACCTGGACGTCGAGGTGGACGGCGAGATGGTGCGGATCGGCATCGAGCGGGTGCACCTGGAGGAGGACACCGGCAAGACGCTGCACGTCGGCGGCGCCACCGGCCGCATCCACGGCGCCACCGAGTCGCTTGTCGACTACAACCGGGCCGGCATCCCGCTGGTGGAGATCGTCACCCGGCCGATTCCCGGCACCGCGGCGCTGGCCCCCGAGGTTGCCCGCGCGTACGTCACCGAGTTGCGCGACGTGCTCCGCTCGCTCGGCGTCTCCGACGTACGCATGGAGGAGGGCTCGCTGCGCTGCGACGTCAACACCTCGCTGAACCTGCCGGGCGAGGAGTGGGGCACCCGCACGGAGACCAAGAACGTCAACTCGCTGCGTTCGGTCGAGCGGGCGGTGCGCTCCGAGATGCTGCGCCAGGCGTCGGTGCTGGACGCGGGCGGGCGGATCACCCAGGAGACCCGGCACTTCCACGAGGACACCGGGGACACCACGCCGGGCCGGTCCAAGGAGACCGCCACCGACTACCGCTACTTCCCCGAGCCGGACCTGGTGCCGCTCGCGCCGGACCCGGCCTGGGTGGCCGAGCTGAAGGCCGCCCTGCCGGAGCTGCCCCGGCTGCACCGGCGCCGGCTCCAGCAGGCGTGGGGTCTGTCCGATCTGGACATGCAGTCGGTGCTCAACGCCGGTGCGGTCGAGCTGATCGAGGCGACGGTGGCGGCGGGTGCGACCCCGGCGGCGGCCCGCAAGTGGTGGCTGGGCGAGCTGTCCCGGCGGGCCAACGAGACGGGTGTGGAGCTGGCCGACATCGGAGCCACTCCGGCGCAGGTCGCCGAGTTGCAGGAGCTGGTCGACGCCGGCAAGCTCAACGACAAGATGGCCCGCACGGTGCTGGAGGGCGTGGTCGCGGGCGAGGGCTCGCCGACCGAGATCATGAGCAACCGGGGGTTGGAGGTCGTCTCCGACACCGGCGCGCTGACCGTCGCGGTGGACGAGGCGATCGCGGCCAACCCGGCCATCGCCGACAAGATCCGCAGCGGCAAGGTCGCCGCGGCCGGCGCCCTGGTCGGCGCGGTCATGAAGACCACCCGCGGCCAGGCCGACGCCAAGACCGTCCGGGACCTGATCCTGACCCGCCTCACCTCCTAA
- a CDS encoding Ig domain-containing protein, with translation MRALRPITILLVLLVLLLGTVAPASAAAVTFTSGPPPEEATAHEEYPAHTFTVTGDPTIRFALVGGALPAGMSLAPATGRLGGTPAVPGSYTFTVRATATASGDFADQTATVVVLAPTISITSAAPPSPWYAGQPYPAHTFTGSGGTAPYRLSLRSGSLPAGMALSSSGILAGTPTTPGSYGLGIRVTDAHGFHAEADVTVVIAAPAVAITSGEPPRGRVGRAYSFRFTAEGDSDIQFGVAAGSLPPGLVLGPQGRLTGTPRPRAASPSRWA, from the coding sequence ATGAGGGCGCTGCGGCCGATCACGATCCTCTTGGTGCTCCTGGTGCTGCTGCTCGGCACCGTTGCCCCGGCGTCCGCCGCCGCGGTCACCTTCACCTCCGGTCCGCCGCCCGAGGAGGCCACCGCCCACGAGGAGTACCCGGCCCACACCTTCACCGTGACCGGCGACCCGACGATCCGGTTCGCGCTGGTCGGCGGCGCGCTGCCGGCGGGCATGTCGCTGGCGCCGGCGACGGGCCGACTGGGCGGTACGCCGGCCGTTCCCGGCAGCTACACCTTCACCGTCCGGGCCACCGCCACAGCGAGCGGGGACTTCGCCGACCAGACCGCGACCGTCGTGGTGCTCGCACCGACGATCAGCATCACCTCGGCGGCGCCCCCCTCGCCGTGGTACGCCGGGCAGCCGTACCCGGCGCACACCTTCACCGGTTCGGGCGGCACCGCCCCGTACCGCCTCTCGCTCCGGTCGGGCTCCCTGCCGGCGGGGATGGCGCTGTCGTCGTCGGGGATCCTGGCGGGGACGCCGACCACCCCGGGCAGCTACGGCCTCGGCATCCGGGTGACCGACGCGCACGGCTTCCACGCCGAGGCGGACGTCACCGTCGTCATCGCCGCGCCGGCCGTCGCCATCACCTCCGGCGAGCCACCGCGAGGTCGGGTCGGCCGGGCGTACTCGTTCCGGTTCACCGCCGAGGGTGACTCCGACATCCAGTTCGGCGTGGCCGCCGGGAGCCTGCCGCCGGGCCTCGTCCTGGGCCCGCAGGGCCGGCTCACCGGCACCCCGCGACCGCGGGCCGCTTCGCCTTCACGCTGGGCGTGA
- the gatA gene encoding Asp-tRNA(Asn)/Glu-tRNA(Gln) amidotransferase subunit GatA, translating to MTDVTALTATQIAGLVATGETSAVEVTRAHLDRIAAVDDRVNAFLHVDTEGALAAAREVDARRAAGEELGPLAGVPVAVKDVLATRGVPTTVGSKILEGWRPPYDSTIVQRLRAAGTVMLGKTNMDEFAMGSSTEYSAYGPTRNPWDTDRIPGGSGGGSAAALAAYEAPLAIGSDTGGSIRQPGAVTGTVGAKPTYGGTSRYGLVAFSSSLDTPGPCARTVLDAALLHAAIGGHDPRDSTSIPAPVPDVVAAAKLGATGDLSGVRLGVVTEFGGEGAEPGVMAAFNEAVGALTKLGAEIVEVSCPHFRYALPAYYLIAPSECSSNLARFDGVRFGLRVGDDGNRSLEEVMSLTREAGFGPEVKRRIMLGTYALSSGYYDAYYGQAQKVRTLITRDFTAAFEQVDALISPTTPFVAFPLGARTADPYQMYLADLFTIPTNLYGGPGISVPCGLSAGLPVGLQVMAPTMADDRMYRVAAALESAVGTFTPPTL from the coding sequence ATGACCGACGTGACCGCACTGACCGCGACGCAGATCGCGGGCCTCGTCGCCACCGGCGAGACCTCCGCCGTGGAGGTGACCCGGGCGCATCTGGACCGGATCGCGGCCGTCGACGACCGGGTCAACGCCTTCCTGCACGTCGACACCGAGGGTGCGCTGGCCGCGGCCCGGGAGGTCGACGCCCGGCGGGCCGCCGGCGAGGAGCTGGGGCCGCTGGCCGGTGTGCCGGTGGCGGTCAAGGACGTGCTGGCCACCAGGGGCGTGCCGACCACGGTCGGGTCGAAGATCCTTGAGGGTTGGCGACCGCCGTACGACTCGACGATCGTGCAGCGGCTGCGCGCCGCCGGCACGGTGATGCTCGGCAAGACCAACATGGACGAGTTCGCGATGGGCTCGTCCACGGAATACTCCGCGTACGGGCCGACCCGCAACCCGTGGGACACCGATCGCATCCCGGGCGGCTCCGGCGGCGGGAGCGCGGCGGCGCTGGCCGCGTACGAGGCGCCGCTGGCGATCGGCTCGGACACCGGCGGCTCGATCCGCCAGCCCGGCGCGGTCACCGGCACCGTCGGTGCGAAGCCGACCTACGGCGGCACCTCCCGGTACGGCCTGGTGGCCTTCTCCTCCTCGCTGGACACGCCCGGACCGTGCGCGCGTACGGTGCTCGACGCCGCGCTGCTGCACGCCGCGATCGGGGGCCACGACCCGCGTGACTCCACCTCCATCCCGGCGCCGGTGCCGGACGTGGTGGCCGCGGCGAAGCTCGGCGCCACCGGTGACCTGAGCGGGGTGCGGCTGGGCGTCGTCACCGAGTTCGGCGGCGAGGGCGCCGAGCCGGGGGTGATGGCCGCCTTCAACGAGGCCGTCGGCGCGTTGACCAAGCTGGGCGCGGAGATCGTCGAGGTCTCCTGCCCGCACTTCCGGTACGCGCTGCCGGCGTACTACCTGATCGCGCCCAGCGAGTGCTCCTCGAACCTGGCCCGCTTCGACGGCGTCCGGTTCGGGCTGCGGGTCGGCGACGACGGCAACCGGTCGTTGGAGGAGGTCATGTCGTTGACCCGGGAGGCCGGTTTCGGCCCCGAGGTCAAGCGGCGCATCATGCTCGGCACGTACGCGCTCTCCTCGGGCTACTACGACGCCTACTACGGCCAGGCGCAGAAGGTGCGTACGCTGATCACCCGCGACTTCACCGCGGCGTTCGAGCAGGTCGACGCGCTGATCTCGCCGACCACGCCGTTCGTGGCCTTCCCGCTGGGTGCGCGCACCGCCGACCCGTACCAGATGTACCTGGCCGACCTGTTCACCATCCCGACCAACCTGTACGGCGGGCCGGGCATCTCGGTGCCCTGCGGGCTCTCCGCCGGGCTGCCGGTCGGTCTCCAGGTGATGGCCCCGACGATGGCCGACGACCGGATGTACCGGGTCGCCGCCGCGCTGGAGAGCGCCGTCGGCACGTTCACTCCACCGACGCTGTGA
- the gatC gene encoding Asp-tRNA(Asn)/Glu-tRNA(Gln) amidotransferase subunit GatC, with the protein MAAISREEVAHLARLSRLAVTEEELDTFAGQLDVILQAVAQVGEVAAADIPPTSHSVPLTNVLREDVVTPCLTPEEALSGAPDAEEQRFRVPRILDEEAAS; encoded by the coding sequence ATGGCCGCCATCTCCCGCGAGGAGGTCGCGCACCTGGCGCGACTGTCGCGGCTAGCCGTGACGGAGGAGGAGCTGGACACGTTCGCCGGCCAGCTCGACGTGATCCTCCAGGCGGTCGCCCAGGTGGGTGAGGTCGCCGCCGCGGACATCCCGCCGACCTCGCACTCGGTGCCGCTGACCAACGTGCTCCGGGAGGACGTCGTGACGCCGTGCCTGACGCCCGAGGAGGCGCTGTCGGGTGCGCCCGACGCTGAGGAGCAGCGGTTCCGCGTACCGCGGATCCTGGACGAGGAGGCGGCCTCATGA
- a CDS encoding putative bifunctional diguanylate cyclase/phosphodiesterase yields MESQDPRNLVPPGRTAQFSTFVVAVLAVAVLLAAGPLVALSTTLSELPAAFWTMAVLAVACDARPFLPPGRRQSSSAVFPSTCFTFAILLGWGLGPAVAVQAVAVVVSGVRMRHAPWRTAFNAGQYTCSLAAAYGVTRLGPGGIFDGGPLGWTDIAAIGGAGIAWFVVNYGLVTAAVRLRFRERWWPDAWHGLPFELLSTGSLLLLAPVLVTAARASAALVPLVLVPLFAVYRMARLTVEQHQLAALDPLTGLPNRKALLAEVNEQVHRHAERVARGEPDGRLALLLIDLDRFKNVNDALGHAVGDRLLVEVSARLTDVVEPPQMVARLGGDEFAIVMTGLTDVGEARLLADQVVRALAEPVPLDGLPLDVGGSIGIALYPDHGEDFATLMRHADVAMYDAKHRNDTVAVYTAESDHNSAERLGLLADLRRVLETGSAGRPAGDGDADVPTVRGGDGAALPASPPVDEASGARWWSRRRRRPRPVTHDDELIARIITGADPTLRRAARSAQPARPDPLPPAETTPPGAEPAGDAGEIMMYYQPQIAIATGEVVGVEALLRWRHPRRGMVDPEELIRVAEQSAVMRLLTRRVVDDVVEQLAKWSAAGLGLRAAVNVSVRDLHTGEIADQIGDRLTRYGVAPERLQLEITEGALMADPRRVLTTITRLHRIGVGIALDDFGTGYSSLQHLRRLPLSEVKVDRSFVLGMSEDTDDAAIVRSTIGLGRALGLRVVAEGVEDERTWRMLHAAGCDAAQGWFYARPMPAEELVAWLARYRPLRPLGSPDEAEVPRRRTRGAGSGGPGAKQ; encoded by the coding sequence ATGGAGTCGCAGGATCCGCGCAACCTCGTCCCGCCCGGACGGACGGCACAGTTCTCGACGTTCGTGGTGGCCGTGCTGGCCGTGGCCGTGCTGCTGGCAGCCGGGCCGCTTGTCGCGCTCTCCACCACGCTGTCCGAGCTGCCGGCGGCGTTCTGGACGATGGCGGTGCTCGCCGTGGCCTGCGACGCGCGTCCCTTCCTGCCGCCCGGCCGTCGGCAGTCGTCGTCGGCGGTCTTCCCGTCGACCTGCTTCACCTTCGCGATCCTGCTCGGCTGGGGCCTCGGCCCGGCGGTCGCGGTGCAGGCGGTGGCCGTGGTGGTGTCCGGCGTACGGATGCGGCACGCCCCCTGGCGGACGGCCTTCAACGCCGGCCAGTACACCTGCTCGTTGGCCGCCGCCTACGGGGTCACCCGGTTGGGGCCCGGCGGCATTTTCGACGGCGGACCGCTGGGGTGGACCGACATCGCGGCGATCGGTGGCGCCGGGATCGCCTGGTTCGTCGTCAACTACGGGCTGGTCACCGCGGCCGTGCGGCTGCGTTTCCGCGAGCGGTGGTGGCCCGACGCGTGGCACGGGCTGCCCTTCGAGTTGCTCTCCACCGGGTCGCTGCTGCTGCTCGCGCCGGTGCTGGTCACCGCCGCGCGGGCCAGCGCGGCACTGGTCCCGCTGGTGCTGGTGCCGCTGTTCGCGGTGTACCGGATGGCCCGGCTCACCGTCGAGCAGCATCAACTGGCCGCCCTCGACCCGCTCACCGGGCTGCCCAACCGCAAGGCGCTGCTGGCCGAGGTCAACGAGCAGGTGCACCGGCACGCCGAGCGGGTGGCCCGGGGCGAGCCGGACGGTCGCCTGGCCCTGCTGCTGATCGACCTGGACCGCTTCAAGAACGTCAACGACGCGCTCGGGCACGCGGTCGGCGATCGGCTGCTGGTCGAGGTGAGCGCCCGGCTGACCGACGTGGTCGAGCCGCCGCAGATGGTCGCCCGGCTCGGTGGGGACGAGTTCGCGATCGTGATGACCGGCCTCACCGACGTCGGTGAGGCCCGGCTCCTGGCCGACCAGGTGGTCCGGGCCCTCGCGGAGCCGGTGCCGCTGGACGGGCTGCCGCTGGACGTCGGTGGGTCCATCGGCATCGCCCTGTATCCGGACCACGGTGAGGACTTCGCCACCCTGATGCGGCACGCCGACGTGGCGATGTACGACGCGAAGCACCGCAACGACACGGTCGCCGTCTACACCGCCGAGTCCGACCACAACTCCGCCGAGCGGCTGGGCCTGCTCGCCGACCTGCGTCGGGTGCTGGAAACGGGGTCGGCGGGCCGCCCGGCCGGTGACGGCGATGCCGACGTGCCCACGGTGCGCGGCGGTGACGGCGCGGCTCTGCCCGCATCCCCTCCGGTGGACGAGGCTTCCGGTGCTCGGTGGTGGAGCCGGCGGCGACGCCGACCCCGGCCGGTGACCCACGACGACGAGCTGATCGCCCGGATCATCACCGGCGCGGACCCGACCCTGCGCCGGGCGGCCCGGTCCGCCCAGCCGGCCCGACCGGATCCGCTGCCGCCGGCCGAGACCACACCGCCCGGTGCCGAGCCGGCCGGTGACGCGGGCGAGATCATGATGTACTACCAGCCGCAGATCGCCATCGCCACCGGCGAGGTGGTCGGGGTGGAGGCGCTGCTGCGCTGGCGGCATCCGCGTCGGGGGATGGTCGACCCGGAGGAGCTGATCCGGGTCGCCGAGCAGAGCGCCGTGATGCGGCTGCTCACCCGCCGGGTCGTCGACGACGTGGTGGAGCAGCTCGCCAAGTGGTCGGCGGCGGGCCTCGGGCTGCGGGCGGCGGTCAACGTCAGCGTGCGGGACCTGCACACCGGCGAGATCGCCGACCAGATCGGCGACCGGCTGACCCGCTACGGCGTGGCCCCGGAACGCCTGCAACTGGAGATCACCGAAGGTGCTCTGATGGCCGACCCGCGCCGGGTGCTGACCACCATCACCCGACTGCACCGGATCGGGGTGGGCATCGCGCTGGACGACTTCGGCACCGGCTATTCCTCCCTTCAGCACCTGCGCCGGCTGCCGCTGTCGGAGGTGAAGGTCGACCGCTCGTTCGTCCTGGGCATGAGCGAGGACACCGACGACGCGGCGATCGTCCGCTCGACGATCGGGCTGGGCAGGGCGCTGGGGCTGCGGGTGGTGGCCGAGGGGGTGGAGGACGAGCGGACCTGGCGGATGCTGCACGCGGCCGGCTGCGACGCCGCACAGGGATGGTTCTACGCCCGGCCGATGCCGGCCGAGGAACTGGTCGCCTGGCTGGCCCGGTACCGCCCGCTGCGTCCGCTCGGCAGCCCCGACGAGGCCGAGGTGCCCCGGCGGCGCACCCGGGGAGCCGGGAGCGGCGGGCCGGGCGCGAAACAATAG
- the ligA gene encoding NAD-dependent DNA ligase LigA: MSDGGGGSEEASVQQVSAAQEAAAGAEPPPRARERHATLSQELTEHQYRYYVLDAPTVSDADFDRQLHELAALEAEFPALRTPDSPTQRVGGTFSTDFTPVAHAERMMSLDNAFADEELAAWAERVERDAGGPVPYLCELKVDGLAINLTYEAGRLVRAATRGDGRTGEDVTANVRSIRDVPNRLTDSPEYGPAPGLIEVRGEIYFPVAAFADLNAGLVEQGKAPFANPRNAAAGSLRQKDPRITASRPLRLVVHGIGARRGFQPAAQSESYTALKAWGLPTSDRWRVVPDLGGVRDYIEHYAAHRHDVEHEIDGVVVKVDPVPIQGRLGSTSRAPRWAIAFKYPPEEVNTRLLDIEVEVGRTGRVTPRALLDPVKVAGSTVAYATLHNAREVERKGVLIGDTVVIRKAGDVIPEVLGPVIDLRPPDARPFVMPTTCPACGTPLAPAKEGDVDIRCPNSRSCPAQLRERVFHLAGRGGFDIEVLGYKSGAALLDAQIITDEGDLFALDAEQLARSPFFVNKDGSLGSNAVKLLDNLAVAKERELWRVLVALSIRHVGPTAAQALARHFRSVEAIDQATEEELSSVDGVGPTIAASIREWFAVDWHREVVRKWAEAGVRMAEEAVAEGPRPLEGVTVVVTGTLTGFSRDQAAEAVQARGGKVSGSVSKKTGFVVVGDNPGSKADKAASLKVPVLDEEGFRVLLDSGPDAAREVARVEE; encoded by the coding sequence GTGTCCGACGGCGGCGGCGGGTCCGAGGAAGCGAGTGTCCAGCAGGTCAGCGCGGCTCAGGAGGCGGCAGCCGGTGCCGAGCCCCCGCCACGGGCGCGGGAGCGGCACGCCACGCTGAGTCAGGAGCTGACCGAGCACCAGTACCGCTACTACGTGCTCGACGCGCCGACCGTCTCCGACGCGGACTTCGACCGCCAGCTGCACGAGTTGGCGGCGCTGGAGGCGGAGTTCCCGGCGCTGCGCACCCCTGACTCGCCGACCCAGCGGGTCGGTGGCACCTTCTCCACCGACTTCACCCCGGTCGCCCACGCGGAACGCATGATGTCGCTGGACAATGCCTTCGCCGACGAGGAGTTGGCCGCCTGGGCGGAGCGGGTCGAGCGGGACGCCGGTGGGCCGGTGCCCTACCTGTGTGAGCTGAAGGTCGACGGGCTGGCCATCAACCTCACCTACGAGGCGGGCCGGCTGGTCCGGGCGGCGACCCGTGGCGACGGCCGCACCGGTGAGGACGTCACCGCCAACGTGCGCAGCATCCGCGACGTGCCCAACCGGCTCACCGACTCGCCGGAGTACGGCCCGGCCCCCGGTCTCATCGAGGTGCGTGGTGAGATCTACTTCCCGGTCGCGGCCTTCGCCGATCTCAACGCCGGGCTGGTCGAGCAGGGCAAGGCGCCCTTCGCCAACCCACGCAACGCCGCCGCCGGCAGCCTCCGGCAGAAGGATCCGCGGATCACCGCGTCCCGGCCACTGCGCCTGGTGGTGCACGGCATCGGGGCCCGTCGGGGTTTCCAGCCGGCCGCCCAGTCCGAGTCGTACACCGCGCTGAAGGCGTGGGGTCTGCCCACCAGCGATCGCTGGCGGGTCGTGCCCGACCTGGGCGGGGTCCGGGACTACATCGAGCACTACGCCGCACACCGGCACGACGTCGAGCACGAGATCGACGGCGTGGTGGTGAAGGTCGACCCGGTGCCGATCCAGGGTCGGCTGGGCTCGACCAGCCGGGCGCCACGCTGGGCGATCGCCTTCAAGTACCCGCCGGAGGAGGTCAACACCAGGCTGCTCGACATCGAGGTCGAGGTCGGGCGCACCGGGCGGGTCACGCCGCGGGCCCTGCTCGATCCGGTCAAGGTGGCCGGCTCCACTGTCGCCTACGCGACTCTGCACAACGCCCGTGAGGTCGAGCGCAAGGGGGTGCTGATCGGCGACACGGTGGTGATCCGCAAGGCCGGGGACGTGATTCCCGAGGTGCTCGGCCCGGTGATCGACCTGCGTCCGCCCGATGCCCGGCCATTCGTCATGCCGACCACCTGCCCCGCCTGCGGCACCCCGCTGGCGCCGGCCAAGGAGGGCGACGTGGACATCCGCTGTCCCAACTCGCGCAGCTGCCCCGCGCAGTTGCGCGAGCGGGTGTTCCACCTGGCCGGGCGCGGCGGGTTCGACATCGAGGTGCTCGGCTACAAAAGCGGTGCCGCGTTGCTCGACGCGCAGATCATCACCGACGAGGGTGACCTGTTCGCGCTCGACGCCGAGCAGTTGGCCCGCTCGCCGTTCTTCGTCAACAAGGACGGCAGCCTCGGCAGCAACGCCGTCAAGCTGCTCGACAACCTCGCCGTGGCCAAGGAACGCGAGCTGTGGCGGGTGCTGGTGGCGCTGTCCATCCGGCATGTCGGGCCGACTGCCGCGCAGGCGCTGGCCCGGCACTTCCGCTCGGTCGAGGCGATCGACCAGGCCACCGAGGAGGAACTGTCCTCGGTCGACGGTGTCGGGCCGACCATCGCCGCCAGCATCCGCGAGTGGTTCGCCGTCGACTGGCACCGGGAGGTGGTGCGCAAGTGGGCGGAGGCGGGCGTACGGATGGCCGAGGAGGCGGTGGCGGAGGGGCCACGTCCACTCGAAGGGGTGACGGTGGTGGTGACCGGCACTCTGACCGGGTTCTCCCGCGACCAGGCCGCCGAGGCGGTCCAGGCCCGGGGTGGAAAGGTCAGCGGCTCGGTGTCGAAGAAGACCGGCTTCGTGGTGGTGGGTGACAACCCCGGCTCCAAGGCGGACAAGGCGGCCAGCCTGAAGGTGCCGGTGCTCGACGAGGAGGGCTTCCGGGTGCTGCTCGACTCCGGCCCGGACGCGGCCCGTGAGGTGGCCCGCGTCGAGGAGTGA
- a CDS encoding VOC family protein: MIGELRSTVIDCPDPRALAGFYAELLGLPLVEGDSDGDDWVVLGGRPGHQPRLAFQQAPDLRPPAWPDPERPQQFHLDVTVGDIETAEKAVLALGARRLPGEGEGFRVYADPAGHPFCLCWD, from the coding sequence ATGATTGGCGAACTGCGTTCCACGGTGATCGACTGTCCCGACCCACGCGCGCTGGCCGGCTTCTACGCCGAGCTGCTCGGCCTGCCGCTGGTCGAGGGGGACTCCGACGGTGACGACTGGGTGGTGCTCGGCGGCCGGCCCGGTCACCAACCACGGCTCGCCTTCCAGCAAGCGCCCGATCTGCGCCCGCCGGCCTGGCCCGACCCGGAGCGGCCCCAGCAGTTTCACCTCGACGTGACGGTGGGCGACATCGAGACGGCGGAGAAGGCGGTGCTGGCCCTGGGCGCCCGCCGACTGCCCGGCGAGGGCGAGGGTTTCCGGGTCTACGCCGACCCGGCCGGCCACCCGTTCTGCCTCTGCTGGGACTGA
- the mnmA gene encoding tRNA 2-thiouridine(34) synthase MnmA — translation MRVLAAMSGGVDSAVAAARAVQAGHDVTGVHLALARNPQTYRTGARGCCTLEDSRDARRAADVLGIPFYVWDMADRFHADVVDDFVAEYAAGRTPNPCLRCNEKIKFAAVLDRAVALGFDAVVTGHHARLGPDGLLRRSVDEAKDQSYVLAVLTREQLDRSVFPLGDSTKAQVRQEAADRGLAVADKPDSHDICFIADGDTRGFLAQRLGETAGDVVDAATGDVVGQHAGAYAYTVGQRRGLHLDRPAPDGRPRYVLSITPTTNTVTVGPAEALEVAEVRAARPVWTGDRRPDGPIECEVQLRAHGVVVPAAVTVDNDTLHADLRRPVRGVAAGQAIVAYRPDPAGDIVLGSATITD, via the coding sequence GTGAGGGTGTTGGCGGCGATGTCCGGCGGCGTGGATTCCGCCGTGGCGGCGGCGCGGGCGGTGCAGGCCGGGCATGACGTCACCGGCGTGCACCTGGCCCTGGCCCGTAACCCGCAGACCTACCGCACCGGTGCGCGGGGCTGCTGCACCCTGGAGGATTCCCGCGACGCCCGGCGTGCGGCCGACGTGCTCGGCATCCCGTTCTACGTCTGGGACATGGCCGACCGCTTCCACGCCGACGTGGTCGACGACTTCGTCGCCGAGTACGCGGCGGGGCGTACCCCCAACCCGTGCCTCCGCTGCAACGAGAAGATCAAGTTTGCCGCGGTGCTGGACCGGGCGGTGGCCCTGGGCTTCGACGCCGTGGTCACCGGCCACCACGCCCGGCTCGGCCCGGACGGCCTGCTGCGGCGCAGTGTGGACGAGGCCAAGGACCAGTCGTACGTGCTCGCCGTGCTCACCCGCGAGCAGCTGGACCGTTCGGTCTTCCCGCTCGGCGACTCGACCAAGGCACAGGTCCGGCAGGAGGCCGCCGACCGGGGCCTGGCCGTCGCCGACAAGCCGGACTCGCACGACATCTGCTTCATCGCCGACGGCGACACCCGGGGGTTCCTCGCCCAGCGCCTCGGCGAGACGGCCGGCGACGTGGTCGACGCGGCCACCGGCGATGTGGTGGGCCAGCACGCCGGGGCGTACGCGTACACCGTCGGCCAGCGGCGCGGCCTGCACCTGGACCGCCCCGCCCCGGACGGCCGGCCCCGCTACGTGCTCTCCATCACCCCCACGACGAACACGGTGACGGTCGGCCCGGCCGAAGCGCTGGAGGTCGCCGAGGTGCGTGCCGCCCGCCCGGTCTGGACCGGCGACCGGCGCCCCGACGGCCCGATCGAGTGCGAGGTGCAGCTGCGCGCGCACGGTGTGGTGGTGCCCGCCGCCGTCACGGTCGACAATGACACCCTGCACGCCGACCTGCGCCGCCCGGTGCGTGGTGTCGCCGCCGGTCAGGCGATCGTGGCATACCGCCCCGATCCGGCCGGCGACATCGTCCTCGGCTCCGCCACCATCACCGACTGA